The proteins below come from a single Hirundo rustica isolate bHirRus1 chromosome 6, bHirRus1.pri.v3, whole genome shotgun sequence genomic window:
- the NRIP3 gene encoding nuclear receptor-interacting protein 3 isoform X3, producing the protein MFYSGVLTEPSRKEVEIREAAASLRQQRRMKQAVQFIHKDSADLLPLDGLKKLGTSKDTQPHNILQKRLMETNLSKFRGSWTPKGDLSSQTNKLNQTKLDSSGKTKDEELIVVSCQCAGKELKAVVNTGSQHNLMSSACLDRLGLKEHLRALPVEDEVVSLPNKVKAIGQIECLSLTVGAVPVECAALVVEDNDQLFSFGLQTLKSLKCVINMEKHHLVLGQMDREEIPFVSINSTEAGEQ; encoded by the exons ATGTTCTATTCGGGGGTCCTGACGGAGCCGAGTCGGAAAGAAGTGGAGATAAGAGAAGCGGCGGCGTCACTCCGCCAGCAGAGGAGGATGAAGCAGGCGGTTCAGTTTATCCACAAGGATTCTGCGGATCTCCTCCCTCTGGACGGGCTGAAGAAGCTGGGCACTTCAAAAGATACT CAACCACATAACATCCTGCAGAAGCGCCTGATGGAGACAAATTTATCCAAGTTCCGAGGCAGCTGGACTCCGAAGGGCGATCTTTCCTCACAGACCAACAAGCTGAACCAAACCAAACTGGACAGCTCGGGGAAGACAAAAGATGAAGAGCTCATAGTGGTGAGCTGCCAG tgtgcagggaaggagctaaaggcTGTGGTGAACACCGGCTCGCAGCACAACCTCATGTCATCTGCCTGCCTGGACAGGCTAGG GTTAAAGGAGCATCTCAGAGCACTCCCTGTGGAAGACGAGGTGGTTTCGTTGCCAAACAAGGTGAAAGCCATTGGCCAGATCGAGTGTCTGTCCCTCACGGTGGGAGCGGTCCCTGTGGAGTGCGCTGCCCTCGTCGTGG aagacaaCGACCAACTCTTTTCCTTCGGGCTGCAGACACTGAAGTCTCTGAAG TGTGTCATAAACATGGAGAAGCACCACCTCGTTCTGGGGCAGATGGACAGGGAAGAAATCCCGTTTGTGAGCATTAACAGTACTGAAGCAGGAGAGCAGTAA
- the NRIP3 gene encoding nuclear receptor-interacting protein 3 isoform X1 yields MFYSGVLTEPSRKEVEIREAAASLRQQRRMKQAVQFIHKDSADLLPLDGLKKLGTSKDTQPHNILQKRLMETNLSKFRGSWTPKGDLSSQTNKLNQTKLDSSGKTKDEELIVVSCQCAGKELKAVVNTGSQHNLMSSACLDRLGLKEHLRALPVEDEVVSLPNKVKAIGQIECLSLTVGAVPVECAALVVEDNDQLFSFGLQTLKSLKCVINMEKHHLVLGQMDREEIPFVSINSTEAGEHFSSVEA; encoded by the exons ATGTTCTATTCGGGGGTCCTGACGGAGCCGAGTCGGAAAGAAGTGGAGATAAGAGAAGCGGCGGCGTCACTCCGCCAGCAGAGGAGGATGAAGCAGGCGGTTCAGTTTATCCACAAGGATTCTGCGGATCTCCTCCCTCTGGACGGGCTGAAGAAGCTGGGCACTTCAAAAGATACT CAACCACATAACATCCTGCAGAAGCGCCTGATGGAGACAAATTTATCCAAGTTCCGAGGCAGCTGGACTCCGAAGGGCGATCTTTCCTCACAGACCAACAAGCTGAACCAAACCAAACTGGACAGCTCGGGGAAGACAAAAGATGAAGAGCTCATAGTGGTGAGCTGCCAG tgtgcagggaaggagctaaaggcTGTGGTGAACACCGGCTCGCAGCACAACCTCATGTCATCTGCCTGCCTGGACAGGCTAGG GTTAAAGGAGCATCTCAGAGCACTCCCTGTGGAAGACGAGGTGGTTTCGTTGCCAAACAAGGTGAAAGCCATTGGCCAGATCGAGTGTCTGTCCCTCACGGTGGGAGCGGTCCCTGTGGAGTGCGCTGCCCTCGTCGTGG aagacaaCGACCAACTCTTTTCCTTCGGGCTGCAGACACTGAAGTCTCTGAAG TGTGTCATAAACATGGAGAAGCACCACCTCGTTCTGGGGCAGATGGACAGGGAAGAAATCCCGTTTGTGAGCATTAACAGTACTGAAGCAGGAGAGCA tttcAGCAGTGTGGAGGCATAA
- the NRIP3 gene encoding nuclear receptor-interacting protein 3 isoform X2 yields MFYSGVLTEPSRKEVEIREAAASLRQQRRMKQAVQFIHKDSADLLPLDGLKKLGTSKDTQPHNILQKRLMETNLSKFRGSWTPKGDLSSQTNKLNQTKLDSSGKTKDEELIVVSCQCAGKELKAVVNTGSQHNLMSSACLDRLGLKEHLRALPVEDEVVSLPNKVKAIGQIECLSLTVGAVPVECAALVVDNDQLFSFGLQTLKSLKCVINMEKHHLVLGQMDREEIPFVSINSTEAGEHFSSVEA; encoded by the exons ATGTTCTATTCGGGGGTCCTGACGGAGCCGAGTCGGAAAGAAGTGGAGATAAGAGAAGCGGCGGCGTCACTCCGCCAGCAGAGGAGGATGAAGCAGGCGGTTCAGTTTATCCACAAGGATTCTGCGGATCTCCTCCCTCTGGACGGGCTGAAGAAGCTGGGCACTTCAAAAGATACT CAACCACATAACATCCTGCAGAAGCGCCTGATGGAGACAAATTTATCCAAGTTCCGAGGCAGCTGGACTCCGAAGGGCGATCTTTCCTCACAGACCAACAAGCTGAACCAAACCAAACTGGACAGCTCGGGGAAGACAAAAGATGAAGAGCTCATAGTGGTGAGCTGCCAG tgtgcagggaaggagctaaaggcTGTGGTGAACACCGGCTCGCAGCACAACCTCATGTCATCTGCCTGCCTGGACAGGCTAGG GTTAAAGGAGCATCTCAGAGCACTCCCTGTGGAAGACGAGGTGGTTTCGTTGCCAAACAAGGTGAAAGCCATTGGCCAGATCGAGTGTCTGTCCCTCACGGTGGGAGCGGTCCCTGTGGAGTGCGCTGCCCTCGTCGTGG acaaCGACCAACTCTTTTCCTTCGGGCTGCAGACACTGAAGTCTCTGAAG TGTGTCATAAACATGGAGAAGCACCACCTCGTTCTGGGGCAGATGGACAGGGAAGAAATCCCGTTTGTGAGCATTAACAGTACTGAAGCAGGAGAGCA tttcAGCAGTGTGGAGGCATAA